The following proteins are co-located in the Helicobacter pylori genome:
- the uvrD gene encoding DNA helicase UvrD, protein MGFEKSILDNLNGAQKIAASHIQGPLLILAGAGSGKTKTLTSRLAYLIGACGVPSENTLTLTFTNKASKEMQERALKLLKNQTLIPPLLCTFHRFGLLFLRQRMSLLKRTCDFSVLDSDEVKTLCKQLKISNFRANISQIKNGMMDLSAQDSECYKAYELYQNALKKDNLVDFDDLLCLSLKILQDNEKLAKEVSERYHYIMVDEYQDTNALQLEFLKQLSFTHHNLCVVGDDDQSIYGFRGADISNILNFSKHFKGAKIVKLETNYRSSAEILACANSLISHNQHRHIKTLQSFKGSHKSVVCKEYLTQKEESLDVAYQIKALLKKGENLENIAILYRLNGLSRSIEESLNALNIPYRLIGAVSFYERAEVKDALAFMHLVAKKDDRFFIRRVLNKPSRGLGKITQELIFSLLDGEDLNLEEALKFGVFKGKLNPKNEHALNKFIAMIGRLREAFEISVEEFCARFLEETNLLKSYEKEDNYEEREGFVKELLSLVKEHFKTNPTHSLLDFLNESVLDTHNTENAQKVSCMSVHMSKGLEFKHVFVIGLEEGFFPHRGFNQESDLEEERRLAYVAITRAKEELQLSYVKERSYFGRKISCSPSVFLEEAKLLKSDQTPKQDHKKNTPIKVGDLIKHKIFGTGRVLGVEKGLSGLCLKINCGGNVYDKISEKFVEKVDNGF, encoded by the coding sequence ATGGGTTTTGAAAAAAGCATTTTAGACAATTTGAACGGAGCGCAAAAAATCGCTGCAAGCCACATTCAAGGGCCTTTGTTGATTTTAGCGGGAGCTGGGAGCGGCAAGACTAAGACTTTAACGAGCCGTTTGGCGTATTTGATTGGCGCTTGTGGCGTGCCTAGCGAGAACACTCTAACGCTCACTTTCACCAATAAAGCGAGTAAAGAAATGCAAGAAAGGGCTTTGAAATTGTTGAAAAACCAAACCCTTATCCCCCCCTTGCTTTGCACTTTCCATCGTTTTGGTTTGCTGTTTTTAAGGCAACGCATGAGCCTTTTAAAAAGAACGTGCGATTTTTCGGTGCTAGATAGCGATGAAGTCAAAACGCTGTGCAAGCAGCTCAAAATTTCAAACTTTAGAGCCAATATTTCTCAAATCAAAAACGGCATGATGGATTTGAGTGCGCAAGATAGCGAATGTTACAAAGCGTATGAGCTTTATCAAAACGCGCTCAAAAAAGACAATTTAGTGGATTTTGACGATTTGCTTTGTTTGAGCCTTAAGATTTTACAAGATAATGAAAAACTCGCCAAAGAGGTTAGCGAACGCTACCATTACATTATGGTAGATGAGTATCAAGACACGAACGCCTTGCAATTGGAGTTTTTAAAACAATTGAGTTTCACGCACCATAATTTGTGCGTGGTGGGCGATGACGATCAGAGCATTTATGGTTTTAGGGGGGCGGATATTTCTAACATTTTAAATTTTTCCAAGCATTTTAAAGGGGCTAAAATAGTGAAATTAGAGACCAACTACCGCTCTAGCGCTGAAATCTTAGCGTGTGCTAATTCCCTTATCAGCCATAACCAACACCGCCATATTAAAACGCTTCAAAGTTTCAAAGGCTCGCATAAAAGCGTGGTTTGTAAAGAATATTTGACGCAAAAAGAAGAGAGCTTGGATGTGGCTTATCAGATCAAAGCCCTTTTAAAGAAGGGCGAAAATTTAGAAAATATCGCTATTTTGTATCGCTTAAACGGGCTTAGTCGCAGCATTGAAGAGAGCTTGAACGCTTTGAATATCCCCTATAGGCTTATTGGAGCGGTAAGTTTCTATGAAAGAGCAGAGGTTAAAGACGCTTTGGCGTTCATGCATTTAGTGGCTAAAAAAGACGATCGCTTTTTTATCAGGCGCGTTTTAAACAAGCCCTCAAGAGGCCTTGGCAAGATCACTCAAGAATTGATTTTTTCTCTTTTAGATGGTGAGGACTTGAATTTAGAAGAAGCGCTAAAATTTGGGGTGTTTAAAGGCAAATTAAACCCTAAAAACGAACACGCTTTGAATAAATTTATCGCTATGATAGGGCGTTTGAGGGAGGCTTTTGAAATTTCAGTAGAGGAGTTTTGTGCTCGGTTTTTAGAAGAAACCAACCTTTTAAAAAGCTATGAAAAAGAAGACAATTACGAAGAAAGAGAGGGCTTTGTTAAAGAGCTTTTAAGCTTAGTGAAAGAGCATTTTAAAACTAACCCCACGCATTCTTTACTGGATTTTTTGAATGAAAGCGTTTTAGATACCCATAATACAGAAAACGCGCAAAAAGTGAGTTGCATGAGCGTGCATATGAGTAAGGGGTTAGAGTTTAAGCATGTGTTTGTGATCGGGTTAGAAGAAGGGTTTTTCCCGCATAGGGGGTTCAATCAAGAAAGCGATTTGGAAGAAGAAAGGCGCTTGGCTTACGTAGCGATCACTAGGGCGAAAGAAGAATTACAACTTTCTTATGTCAAAGAGCGTTCGTATTTTGGGAGGAAAATTTCTTGCTCGCCCTCTGTGTTTTTAGAAGAGGCCAAGCTGCTCAAAAGTGATCAAACCCCTAAACAGGATCATAAAAAAAACACGCCCATTAAAGTGGGGGATTTAATCAAACATAAGATTTTTGGCACCGGTAGGGTTTTAGGCGTAGAAAAAGGCTTGAGCGGTTTGTGCTTGAAAATCAATTGCGGAGGGAATGTCTATGATAAAATCTCAGAAAAATTTGTAGAAAAAGTGGATAACGGGTTTTGA